The DNA segment AAGCTCCTGTGTGAGAGGCTGCTGCTTTAGCGCTCTCCGCGTATTTTCCTGATTTCACTATAATTATAGGTTTTGTTCTAGCGAAGTGGCGTGCAGCGCTCATAAACTTGCGAGCGTTTGTAAGGCCCTCCATATATATGAGGATGCTTTTAGTAAGCGGATCGGCACCGAAATAATCTATTAAGTCTCCGAAGTCAACGTCTATCATAGATCCTAGTGAAACAAAGTTGCTGAATCCGATGTTTTGATGTATAGCCCAGTCGAGGATAGCCGAACCTAAGGCGCCGCTTTGAGATATGAAAGCGATTTTACCGGGTTTAGGCATTTGAGGTGCGAATGAAGCGTTAAGCTTAATACTAGGCCTTATGATACCTAGACAGTTAGGGCCTATTATTCTAAGCTTATATCTTTCTTTTATTTCCTCTATTTTCTTATATAGAATCTTTCCTTCTTCACCTGCTTCTTTGAAACCGGCGGAGATAATTATTATCCCTTTAATATTTTTTTTACCGCATTCTTCTAATATATCCGGCACCGTTTTAGCTGGTGTAACTATTATTGCTAGATCGATTGGATGATCTATTTCTAAAACTGAGCCGTAGGTTTTTTTGCCAAATACAGGCTGCTTCTTTATATTCACCGGGAATATTTTACCTTTAAAACCTAAATCTAAAAGATTTTTCATTATTATGGCGCCGATTGAACCTTCTTTTTCAGTAGCTCCTATCACAGTTATTGAGGAGGGATTAAAGATTTTATCAAGATTAAACGTAACCATTGTTTAACACCCGCGAGTTATAAGTACCCCGCTCTAATCAAGGGTTTTCACTGCATAGATTTAAAAGTTTTGTTTACTGTTAGCAGGATGACCGTAAGATTTATATTTAGTATTATACATTATGTATAATAGCTTATTTATCATGGAGGGGATGTCCATGAACTGGTTTGAAGAAATAAGAAGATTCACAAGAAATATGATGAGAGAGTTTGAAGAAATGTTTAATGATGAACTGCTAACAGAGCCGTCATATGAAAAACCATTCGTATACGGCTACAGTGTCTTCATAGGACCGAACGGTGTACCAGTGATCAGAGAGTTCGGTACGCCTCTAAAAGCCAGAGGTTCCAAAGTCGGTAAAGTCAGATACGAACCATATCACGATGTAATAGTAGACGAGGAGAAAGGCACGGTGACGATTACGGTTGAAGTACCAGGAGTCGACAAGCAAGATATCACAGTAAAAGTTGCCGGGGAGAACATTCGAATAAAAGGCAGCACAAAAGGCAGAGAATTCGAAAAAGTGATACCGTTAAACTCAGAGGTTGACAAGGAGAGCATCAAAGCAACTTATAAGAACGGCATACTAGAGATAACGGCGAAGCTTAAAACATCTGACAGTGACAGCAGAGAGATCAAAGTAGAGTAAACTCTTTCCAGTATTTTTAATTTTTTATTTAGTGGAGGTTTTAAAAATGAGTGAGAAAGTAGATAAAATAATTGTAAAAGTAGCTGAAGCTTTAAGCAGAGATGTTGGAAGAAACATAGCCAGACTTGACCCTATAATAGCCAAGAAACTAGGCTTAGAGACAGGTGACGCTGTAGAAATAGTAGGCAAAAAAAGAACTGCTGCACTAGTTTGGCCTGGGCTCTCAGAAGACGCTGGAAAAATGATTATAAGAATAGACGGTTCAACACGTCGAAACGCTGGAACATCTTTAGATGATAAAGTGGAAGTAAGGAAAATCGAAGCTAAACCAGCTAAAAGCATAACCTTCGCCCCAACTGAAGCGATTAGAATACAAGGAGCGGAAGAATATTTAAAGCGTCTTCTAGAAGGGAGAGTGATAACAGTAGGTGATATCGTAGAAATTCCAACTATGGGTGATAAAATCATCTTAGTAGCTACAAGTCATATTCCTAAAGCTGACACTGTTTTAATGAATTATGACACAGAGGTGATTGTGAGCGAGCGTCCGGCTAAAGAAATAATGGAGAAACCGGTTGCTAAAGTCCACTACGAGGATATAGGCGGGCTAAGTAACGAGATAAAGAAAATAAGGGAAATGATTGAATTACCGCTAACACATCCTGAAGTATTCAATAAACTAGGAATAGACGCGCCTAAAGGAGTATTATTATATGGTCCGCCTGGAACAGGGAAAACGCTTCTAGCTAAAGCTGTTGCTAATGAAAGTAACGCTAACTTCTACTCAATAAGCGGACCTGAAATTATGAGCAAGTACTATGGTGAAAGTGAAAGCCGTCTTAGAGAAATATTCGAGGAAGCTGAGAGAAACGCGCCTAGCATAATATTCATAGATGAAATAGACTCCATCGCACCTAAACGAGAAGAAGTTACGGGAGACGTTGAGAAAAGAGTTGTAGCCCAGTTATTATCCTTAATGGATGGTTTAAAACCTAGAGGCAAAGTCGTCGTCATAGGGGCGACAAACCGACCTAACGCATTAGATCCAGCGCTTAGAAGAGGAGGAAGATTTGACAGAGAAATCGAGATAGGCATCCCAGACAGAAATGGGAGAAAAGAAATACTGCAAATCCATGTAAGAGGTATGCCCTTAGATAAAGATGTTAACCTTGACCTTATCGCTGATAAAACCCATGGCTTCGTTGGCGCAGATCTAGCTGCACTTGTAAAAGAGGCTGGCATGATCGCTTTAAGACGCATACTACCAGAAATTGATCTCACAAAAGAGGAGATACCAGCGGAGATACTAGACAAAATAAAAGTTACAGCAGCAGACTTTGAGGAAGCGTTAAAAACAGTTGAGCCCTCAGCTCTAAGAGAAGTATTCATTGAAACCCCAAATGTTAAATGGGAGGATATAGGCGGACTAGAGGAAGTAAAAGAGCAGCTAAAACAAGCCGTGGAATGGCCGTTAAAATATCCGAAGCTATTCCAGCATATGAACGCTAAACCACCTAAAGGAATACTATTATATGGTCCGCCTGGAACAGGGAAAACGCTTCTAGCTAAAGCTGTTGCAACTGAAACCGAAGCAAACTTCATCTCAGTGAAAGGGCCTGAATTCCTCTCAAAATGGGTTGGTGAAAGCGAGAAAGCGGTTAGAGAAACATTTAGAAAAGCAAGACAAGCAGCGCCGTGCATAATATTCTTCGATGAACTAGACGCTGTAACCCCTGTTAGAGGTTCATCGATAGGTGACGCTCACACAACGGAGAGAATTATAAGCCAGCTGTTAACAGAATTAGACGGGTTAGAGGAGCTTAAAGGCGTAACAGTTATCGCCGCCACCAACAGACCCGACATCATAGATCCAGCGTTGCTTAGACCAGGCCGATTCGACCGCTTAATATACATTCCACTCCCAGATGAAGCTACTAGAAAGAAAATATTCGAAGTCCACTTAAAAAACAAACCACTAGCGAATAACGTGAACTTAGACGAGCTTGCTAAAGAAACAGAAAACTTTTCAGGCGCAGAAATAGCTGCGGTCTGTAATGAAGCGGTTATAAACGCTATCAAAGAATACCTTGATAAACATCAAGGGGTAGAAGATGATAAAGAGATCAGTAAACTTAAACTAGAAGCCAGACATATAAAAGAAGCTTTAAAGAAGATCGGCCCCATCTCTAAAACCCGCGTAGAACAGCAAACAAGAATGTACGAAGAATTCGCTAAACAACATAATATTTAATTTTTTTTAAAAAAAAAGGGGAGGAATATGGGCGTTGACCTGGATATAAATAAACTTACATACGCTTTAGGAAGCGATACGAGGAGAAAAATCCTCTTTCTCCTAAGCCAAGGTGCAGACTATGCCTTGAGTCTTGCAACCAAGCTCAACCTCACCCCTAGAGCTGTTATCCAAAACCTGAATATTTTAGAGGAAACAGGGTTAGTTGAAAAAATAGTTAAGAAAAGCCCTTACGGCCCTTCAAGAGTATATTATAAAATAAAAAGGGGTGTACATCTAAACATAAGCCTCTCACCGCGATGCTTCAGAATTAAAATGGCGGAATTACCTGATAAAATAGAGTTTCAACAAGATTACTTAAAAGAAGCTTTAGAGGAAGTCGATAAACTCGAGTTTTTTAAACAAGACTCAGAGGCATTACAGAAGATTATAGAGTTGTTAAACAAAACTGAAAGTAAACTCAGAGAATTAGAGGAAACCCAGTGCAATCTCTTAAAATTGAGAGATAAAATATTCGAGGAAATAGAGAAAATTCTCCCACCTGAACCCTCAGAGATATCTTTGGCCACGTTAATAAGATCTCTGATAGAACTGGGAGGGGAAGGTGACATATTAGATTTATTAGAGTACCATAAGACTTCGAAAAATAGATTAGAAGAGCTTCTAGACTTAGCTAAAAAATATAATCTAATAAAGGAGAAAAAAGTTAAAGAAGAGAAAGACTACTACACACTATGAGAAAAATATTTCAACGCGTCTAAATTAGAAAAGGCTTAGCGTTGTAACACGATAGCCTAATATAGGTATTTAAGAATTTGATTTTTTACTTGAGGGGACTTATTTTGAATGTTTTCAATGAATTAGATAGTAGTCTTAGAGAGAAACTACAAGCATTCGGGTTTAAAACCCCTACAGCTACACAAGAGAAGGCGATACCTAAAATTCTTAAAGGGTACCACACACTTATAATCGCCCCTACAGGTTCAGGGAAAACTGAAGCAGCAGTGTTCCCTGTGTTAAACCGTATACTTCAAGATAGAGAAAGCGGCGAAGAGCAACCTGGAATAAAAGCCTTATATATTACCCCATTAAAAGCGCTTAACAGAGATATTCTGAAAAGACTTATAAAACTTGGGGAGACGCTTAACATTAAAATAGAAGTCAGACACGGGGATACCAGCCAACCTGCTAGACGTAAACAAGCTTTAAAACCGCCAGATATTCTCATACTTACACCTGAAACCCTACAAGCGATACTACCGGGTAAAAAAATGAGGGAGCATCTTAGAACAGTAAAATGGGTGATCGTGGACGAAATCCACGAGCTAGCTAATGATGAAAGAGGAGCACAACTATCAATAGGATTGGAGAGACTGGAATATCTTACCGGGAGAGAATTTCAAAGAATAGGCCTTTCAGCGACAGTTGGAGGAGCTTCTAAAATAGCTAAATTTTTAACTGGAAGCCATGGAAAAACTAAAATAATTTACTTAGGCGGCGGTAAAAAATTCATAATCCATTTAGATTACGCTGAGGTAACCGAAGAAGATTATAAATTAGCTGTAGAGATAAAGTCAACTCCCAGAATCGCTCATGTAATAAGGTTAATAGATAAACTTATTAGAGATCATAAATCAGTTCTACTCTTCACTAATACAAGAGAGGCTGCTGAAATTATAGCCTCTAAGCTAACTCAATATAATCCCAGTTTTAATTTCGCCGTCCACCATAGTTCACTCTCTAAAGAAGTGAGGCTTGAAGCGGAGTCAAAGTTTAAAGACGAAGTGATAAAGTGCATAATATGCACGTCATCGTTAGAGCTGGGAATAGATATAGGAAGCATAGATCTTGTAATCCAGTTCATGTCACCCAGACAAATATCCAAGTTAATTCAACGCGTAGGCAGAGCTGGTCACAGGCTTGAAACTCCTTCTGAAGGATATATCATCGCGATGAACGTCGATGATATACTAGAATCAATCGCGATATGCAAAGGAGTGCTTAAACATAAAATTGAAGATGTAACACTCCACGAAAACAGTTTAGACGTTTTATGTCATCAAATAGCCGGGATAATTTTAGATAATAGTAAAATAGAACTTGAAAAACTCTACGATATTATAAGAAACTCCTATCTTTACCATCAAATTCAGTTTGAAAAAATAAAAGAAGTAGTTGAATATATGCACACTCATAAGTTAGTTTACTTAGCTGGAGGTGTTGTTAAAAGAAGTAGAAAAACATTGGAGTATTATTATTCGAATCTTTCAATGATACCTGACGTTAAACAATATGATGTAGTGGATATAGCCTCAAATATGAAGATAGGGAGACTGGATGAGGAGTTCGTTGTAAATAACCAAGCTGGAGAAGTGTTTATCGCTAAAGGTCAAGCGTGGCGTATAATCTCAATTGAAGAAGATGTGATAAGAGTTGAACCTGCCCCCACACCAATAGCGGCGGTTCCCTCATGGGAGGGGGAGCTGCTACCTGTCCCATATAACATCGCTAGAATGGTTGCGCATCTTAGAGACCGACTCTACGATAATCTCTCAAATCAACATACAGTCGACTACATTGAAATCATTAGAAGCTCTCTTTTAAATAGTAGAGAGGAGTTACAGAATATCATAATAAAAGAAAGCGTTTTAAAAAAATTATATGAAAGCATCCACTTCTACATAGAGAATAAAGAACCTTATAATGGAGAGAGAAACATTCTAATAGAGTCTGCTGAAAACATGATAATAGTTCATCTCTGCTACGGTAGTAAAGTGAACCAAACAATAGCCCAGCTGATAGCTTCAACTCTGCTAAGTAAACTAGGTGAAAGCGTAATTATCAAGTCTGATCCTTATAGAATCGTAATTCAAAACGCCTCAGGCTTAAATTGTAACACGGTTAAAGAAGTTTTCTATGAAATTAAAACAGAATATTTGAAACCTCTCCTAGAAACTTCTTTAAAACAGACTGCTCTCTTCAACTGGAAATACGCGTATGTCGCTAAAAGATTTGGTTTAATTGAGAAAGACGCAAGCTACAGCTCCGTGGATATAAAAAGACTCATCAAATATTATGATCCAGTTATCATAGAGGAGACTATAAGAGAAATATTACTTGAAAAAATGGATTTAAAAAAGACTTCAGAGCTCCTCAAAAAAATCAGTTTAGAAGAAATAGAGGTGAAAGTAAAAGAATATAAGAGAAGCCTAAGCTACGGCGAATTCACTAATATAGTTTTAGAGAGCCTCGGTGTGAGAGATTTAATTTCACCTGAAAAACCGGTCGCTGAAATTTTAAGCATCTTCAAAAAAAGACTTGAATCAGCTAATAAAAAATTGATTTGCCTTTACTGTGGGAAATACGAGTCAACGCGAACAGTGGGCGCATTAGAAGATTATCCTAAATGCCCTATTTGCGGCTCAAGATACTTAGCCGCAGTTTATCCGAACGACGATGAATCCTATCAATTAGTTAAAAAATGGAAGACGGGTCGAAAATTAGATAACGCAGAGATTCGTAAAATAAAAAAATTACAGGAAATAGGCAGTCTAGTTTTAACAATGGGTAAGAAAGCGATAATCGCTTTAGCGGCTAGAGGCGTAGGTCCTCAAAACGTGAAAAGAATTTTTTCAAAAACAAGTTTAACTGAAAAAGACATACTACTAGAAATTTTAAGAACAGAGAAAAAATATCTTGAAACTAGAGGTTTCTGGGATTAAGCTAATAGTAACCCATACTTTACTTATCGATTTTTTATATTTTATCAAACTAAAAGGCTTCTAAAAAGAGGGATAGACGTAAATATTAAAGCAACTGGCCACTGTGAAAAATAAAGAGATAACTTTAAAGCAGCTGCTCTCAGAGTATTTTAAAGAAGTTTACCAAGGTGCAGTCTACTCTTCTAATTCTACTTCAAATAATATTATAGGTGTTTGAGTTTTCACATTAAATTTTTCTTTAACACCTACAACCCGACCTTTCACAACGCTTTTATCAACAGGGTTAAGCAATTCAACATCAATAGTGCGGCTGGTAAAAATACGTTGACTATCTTTATCTACAAGTTTTAAAGCTTCTAAGGGTAATCCATCTCGGATGACGCGCCACTCTAAAATTTCGAGTTCCCCACCTATATTCGGTTTAAAATCGCCTTCAAACCGGAAAACTACGCGTTTAGACATAGTAGACCAGCTTTTTTACAATAAAGTTTATCAATAAAACATTTAACTATTTCCATAAAATATACTCTTAAAATTAAATCTTGAGGTTTTTGAATGAGTGATATGATAAAACTACCACCTCGAACTGGACAGATCATCTACGGACCGATACATTCACGCCGCATAGGGGTTGATATAGGCATTAACCTCCTTGTTCAGGAAGGAAAAACATGTAATTTTAACTGCGTATATTGCCAATACGGTGTAACTGGAAACCCTGTAGATTACAATAAAGGAGAAAACGATTGGATTAAACCAGTATACGTGTATGATGCTGTTGAAAAAGCGCTTTCAACTCTATCTAGGCAATGGTATAAACTAGACGCTGTTACTTTCTCAGGCTATGGGGAGCCTACCCTTCATCCTAAATTTACACAGATAGTTGAGAGAGTTAAAAAAATAAAAGAAAAATATTATCCTAACGCTAAGCTCACGTTAATCACGAATTCAAGCACGTTAAAATATAAGAGAATAATGAAAATCATGGAATTATTCGATCAAATACTAGCTAAACTAGATGCGGGGACAGATAAAACATTCCACTTGATAAATAGACCTATAAATAAAAAACTTAAGATTAGCAGCATAATCGACAACCTCACGATTTTATCAAGTAAAGTTAAACATCTCATCATACAAACCCTTTTATTCAACACAGAAGATGAGAGAATCACCCCTAACACAAGTTTAGAGGAGATGAGCGCGATAAGCCAAGCTATATGCAAAATCAACCCTAAAGAGGTACAGGTATATACGATTGTGAGGGCCCCCGCGATAAGCTCGGTTAAACCAGCTACCGTAAGCCAACTACAACAACTTAAAAAATACATAGATGAAAGATGCGGTTCCAATGTGAATGTGAAAATTTATTAATTCTCTTATTTAGTTACGAATTCTATAACTTACCAACGCTGCGCATAAAACAATTAAAGCGATCATAATATAACTGTAAAAAAACGAGCCTGTGAAGTCAGTTAACCAACCGAATAAAAGCGGAAAAACTGTTACAGTGACCCCCGTCATACAGACAAGCAACGTCATAGCAGTATTAGGGTAATCAGGTTCAACTATTTTTGGCAGCGCCCATATAGGACCCTGAGGAATCCAAACAAGCGCCCCTATAAACCAGCTTAAAAATAGATCGCTTACTGGATTAAAACCGACTGAAAAAGGTAGTATAAGAAAAGTTAAAGATAGTAAAGTTAAGGGAACAGCGATCCATAGTCCTTTCCTATATTTTTTATCTGAGAAATACCCGCCCAGTAATGCAGAGATAATACCGGCTATCGAAGCGAATACCACTGTTAAATTAGCAACATTCGCGTTGACACTTTTTTCAAATATTAATGTTCTAGTGAAAAATGTTAAGAATACAGTCCAAGCAGCCATAGACAAACACTGAGCCACCGCTATTTTAAAAAGTTCCATGCTTTTAAAAATTTTCACAGTATTAGCAGGTTTATGAAAGTTAGCCGGCGTATCTGTTGTTAATATTTGAACTAGAATAGCTACTATAAAACCGTAAACGAATGCTAGGAAAAAGATACTTCTCCAACCTAAAATAATCGCCTGAACTGGAACAGTTAAAAAAGCGGTGAGCGTTCCCACACCGTAGCTTAAAACAATTAAAGAAGTTGCGAAAGACAATTTCTCCTTAGGGTAAACGTTTGATACAATCACCACCCCCGGTGTCCAGAATAGAATCGCTCCTACGCCCGTTATGAATCGGCCTATAAGAACAAGTTCAAAGAAGTATGCTTGACTTATTATAAGAGACCCTAAAGCCACCGTAATAGTTCCAGCTACCACTAGTTTTTTAAAACCTATTTTATCCGCGTAACGCCCAACTACAAACTGGAGGGCTATAGCTGGAATCCAGTAAGCTGCCATTAAAGCACCTACACCAATCTCTGTGATAGAGAAAACATTTTGAAGAGTTATAGAGAGTAAAACGAAGTCGAATACAGAGTAGCCGAATAGAGTCCTGATAAGCATACCCGCGATTAAGTTCCTTCCTTGAACGGATACCATAAAATCACTTACAAATTTAATAATAGAATATTCTCTTAACTTGCTCAAACTCGAAGGGGTATATAAGCTTTAAAAATAGAATTTTAATCTTTTTTTCAGATAAAATAAGGTCGAAGTTAAATAAGAAAGAGAATTATTAACAACGCCATGAAGATTATTATTGACAGCGCGTTAATAAATCTAAACCTCTTAATTCTTTTATGAACTTCTTCAATGTTCCTTAACGCTTGCTCTTGGTATAATCTGAGATCCTCAGAATCAAGCACTTGGCCCTCAAAACTTACAGGTTGAATTAATAAAAACTCTGGTTCAAAGGACTCGTTTTCCTCATCGTTTATAGGATTGTTTAAAGAATCGGTTTGGGCATCTTCTTCAACCTCGCATAAAGGGCATAACCCTTCGCGAGGATCAAACCATCTGTCGTGAATCGGGCAGTAAAGTTTTTTAACTTTTCCCATACCATGCCATCTCTAATTATAATTTGATAAACGTAAATAAAAAGCATACTGGAGATTATAGTCAACTCAAACTAACACTGTTCGATTAATTAAATAGACTGCGCCTATTAACGTTACAACCGCGAAACCTGTGAGAACTATGAAGGATAACGGTATCATTAAGTCAGGGCTCATTATAGAAAAGCCGGGTGTGAACGGTAGTAAAAGCGCTTTCATACCTTCAACCGTGTAAGTTACAGGGTTAATGTAAGCGAGGACCTGAAGAGGCGCAGGCATAACCGGTACTGGAACTAAAGCCCCGCTAGTAAAGAACAACGGTAGGGTTAAAAGAGACATTATAGCGTTTAAACCCTCGAATGATGTTAGTTTTATAGCTATCATAGAGGAGAAGAATGTGAAACCTAAACCCATTAAGAATATTAAACCGAGTAAACCTATATAAGCCAGCGCAGGGGTGTATGGATATGTGAAAGATGCGCCTAGAATAAACCCGCCTATTAAAACTAACACTACTTGAATAAGAGATCTAAGCTGGCTTCCAAGTGCTTTCCCTATTATTATATCTGTTCGAGCTATGGGGGCTACAGCGATCTCCTTGATTAACCCGAATATTTTATCGAAGAGGATTCCTATACCACCGAATAGGCTGGTGAAAAGCACTGTAAGCGCTACTACTCCCGGTACAAGTGATGAAAAATAGGAGAACCCTGTGAAAACTGGCATACCTGTCAGAAAAGAGTTTAATGAAATCCCGTATAATGCAAGCCATAATATCGGTTGAATAATCGAAGAGAACAGCTGGGATTTAGATCGGAAAATTTTAATCGCTTCCCTCCAGAATATCGTAGTTATATTACTCATATAATTAACCTCCTTGTCCTCCTCATAATAGTCAGATTTCTAATCCAATCATTACCTTCCTTAATTTCTCTACCAGTATAGAATAAAAATACGTCATCTAAGGTAGGGCGTTTCAATTCTATACTATCAACGATAATATTCTCCTCATCTAACATTTTAATAAGTTTAGGAATGGTGGCGCTGCCTCTACCTATGCTAGAGAGTATTAAACCGGAGGATGTTTCTTTAATCTCTTTTAGTAACTCGGTTCTCTTCAATATTTCAATGGTTTTCGACTTAATCTCAGGCGCTACCCTGAGCAGTATTAAATCTCTGCCAAGCTGTGACTTCAAATTCTCAGAGTTATCTATAGCTACTATTCTACCTCTATTCATAATCGCTATTTTATTAGAAAGCATATCAGCTTCATCCATATAATGCGTGGTCATGAAGATGGTTACACCTGAGCTATTTATCTTTCTAATCTCATCCCATATTGTGAGTCTGCTCTGAGGGTCTAAGCCGAGGGAGGGCTCGTCCAAAAATAGCACTTTAGGGTTATTCATCAAGCCTCTTACTATCTCCAGTTTTCTTTTCATACCTCCACTTAAAGTCTTAGTGAGACTTTTAGCCTTATCCTCTAAACCGATCACGGATAATAATTCTTTTATCTTCTTATGTCGCTCGGTTTTCGGTATATTATAAAGTCGACCGTGAAAATCCAGTGTCTCCCATACGGTAAGGTTATTATCTAAAACAAGTTCTTGAAAAGTCACCCCGATCATATGCCTGATTTTATTAGGGTCTTTAACAACGTCAACGCCGTTTATGAAAGCTTTTCCACCGTCCGGTTTAAGAAGTGTAGTTAAAATATTAATAGTCGTGGTTTTACCAGCCCCGTTCGGACCTAATAGACTGAATATTTCACCTTCCTCTACCGTAAATGAAATAGAATCCACGGCGGTTAAACCGTTGAATTTTTTAACAAGGTTCTCGACTTCTATAATATTACCCATGATTTGTCGCCTGTAATCTTTAACTTTAATTGATGTATCTAAATGCTATATCAAATTTGATAATTAGATGTGAATATAAAGATAGCGCTCCTAAACGTGTCAAATAAGTTTTTAAAGAAAAAAATATTTATTAAACAATCAAACATAAAAGGTGCGGGTAATTGAGCAATAACTTATTCACTACACCGCAGAAAGATGTCTCAATAGTTTTATGCGGAGAAGCCGGGCAGGGTATACAGACACTAGAATTTTTCCTGACAAGAATATTCAAAATCTCAGGTTACCACGTATACGCCACTAAAGAATATATGTCTCGTATAAGAGGTGGAAGCAATTCAACACAGATAAGGGTGTCATCAGATTATGTAAGAGCCCCTGTTAAAAGAATGGATATATTCATTCCTTTAGACGGCAAAGCCCTGAAGCACTTAGAGAAGCATATAACCTCTAATACAGTTATAATAGGGGATAAAGCAAACCTTAAAACAGAGCTTAAACTCTACGATATTCCTCTAACAAAAATCTCTACAGAGATAGGCGGAAAAATATATGAAAATATGATAGCGGTGGGGGTTATATCAAAACTTTTTAAAGTAAACCTTCAAACCTTAGAAGATTATTTGAAAAATTACTTCGCTAAAAAAGGAACGGAGATAGTGGAGAAAAATATAAAAGCTGTTAAAGCAGGCTATGATGAAGCTGAACGGCTCTTCAAAAACTCTGAAATAAACGTAATAAAAAACCCTGATGTGAAAGACCATATAGTTTTAAATGGAGCTGAAGCCGTAGCCTTAGGAGCGATAGCAGGCGGCTGCAATTTCATCGCAGCTTATCCCATGTCCCCTTCCACTAACGTATTCGTCTTTTTAGCTCAACACGCC comes from the Candidatus Odinarchaeum yellowstonii genome and includes:
- a CDS encoding Hsp20 family protein, whose amino-acid sequence is MEGMSMNWFEEIRRFTRNMMREFEEMFNDELLTEPSYEKPFVYGYSVFIGPNGVPVIREFGTPLKARGSKVGKVRYEPYHDVIVDEEKGTVTITVEVPGVDKQDITVKVAGENIRIKGSTKGREFEKVIPLNSEVDKESIKATYKNGILEITAKLKTSDSDSREIKVE
- a CDS encoding CDC48 family AAA ATPase, whose protein sequence is MSEKVDKIIVKVAEALSRDVGRNIARLDPIIAKKLGLETGDAVEIVGKKRTAALVWPGLSEDAGKMIIRIDGSTRRNAGTSLDDKVEVRKIEAKPAKSITFAPTEAIRIQGAEEYLKRLLEGRVITVGDIVEIPTMGDKIILVATSHIPKADTVLMNYDTEVIVSERPAKEIMEKPVAKVHYEDIGGLSNEIKKIREMIELPLTHPEVFNKLGIDAPKGVLLYGPPGTGKTLLAKAVANESNANFYSISGPEIMSKYYGESESRLREIFEEAERNAPSIIFIDEIDSIAPKREEVTGDVEKRVVAQLLSLMDGLKPRGKVVVIGATNRPNALDPALRRGGRFDREIEIGIPDRNGRKEILQIHVRGMPLDKDVNLDLIADKTHGFVGADLAALVKEAGMIALRRILPEIDLTKEEIPAEILDKIKVTAADFEEALKTVEPSALREVFIETPNVKWEDIGGLEEVKEQLKQAVEWPLKYPKLFQHMNAKPPKGILLYGPPGTGKTLLAKAVATETEANFISVKGPEFLSKWVGESEKAVRETFRKARQAAPCIIFFDELDAVTPVRGSSIGDAHTTERIISQLLTELDGLEELKGVTVIAATNRPDIIDPALLRPGRFDRLIYIPLPDEATRKKIFEVHLKNKPLANNVNLDELAKETENFSGAEIAAVCNEAVINAIKEYLDKHQGVEDDKEISKLKLEARHIKEALKKIGPISKTRVEQQTRMYEEFAKQHNI
- a CDS encoding ArsR family transcriptional regulator encodes the protein MGVDLDINKLTYALGSDTRRKILFLLSQGADYALSLATKLNLTPRAVIQNLNILEETGLVEKIVKKSPYGPSRVYYKIKRGVHLNISLSPRCFRIKMAELPDKIEFQQDYLKEALEEVDKLEFFKQDSEALQKIIELLNKTESKLRELEETQCNLLKLRDKIFEEIEKILPPEPSEISLATLIRSLIELGGEGDILDLLEYHKTSKNRLEELLDLAKKYNLIKEKKVKEEKDYYTL
- a CDS encoding DEAD/DEAH box helicase: MNVFNELDSSLREKLQAFGFKTPTATQEKAIPKILKGYHTLIIAPTGSGKTEAAVFPVLNRILQDRESGEEQPGIKALYITPLKALNRDILKRLIKLGETLNIKIEVRHGDTSQPARRKQALKPPDILILTPETLQAILPGKKMREHLRTVKWVIVDEIHELANDERGAQLSIGLERLEYLTGREFQRIGLSATVGGASKIAKFLTGSHGKTKIIYLGGGKKFIIHLDYAEVTEEDYKLAVEIKSTPRIAHVIRLIDKLIRDHKSVLLFTNTREAAEIIASKLTQYNPSFNFAVHHSSLSKEVRLEAESKFKDEVIKCIICTSSLELGIDIGSIDLVIQFMSPRQISKLIQRVGRAGHRLETPSEGYIIAMNVDDILESIAICKGVLKHKIEDVTLHENSLDVLCHQIAGIILDNSKIELEKLYDIIRNSYLYHQIQFEKIKEVVEYMHTHKLVYLAGGVVKRSRKTLEYYYSNLSMIPDVKQYDVVDIASNMKIGRLDEEFVVNNQAGEVFIAKGQAWRIISIEEDVIRVEPAPTPIAAVPSWEGELLPVPYNIARMVAHLRDRLYDNLSNQHTVDYIEIIRSSLLNSREELQNIIIKESVLKKLYESIHFYIENKEPYNGERNILIESAENMIIVHLCYGSKVNQTIAQLIASTLLSKLGESVIIKSDPYRIVIQNASGLNCNTVKEVFYEIKTEYLKPLLETSLKQTALFNWKYAYVAKRFGLIEKDASYSSVDIKRLIKYYDPVIIEETIREILLEKMDLKKTSELLKKISLEEIEVKVKEYKRSLSYGEFTNIVLESLGVRDLISPEKPVAEILSIFKKRLESANKKLICLYCGKYESTRTVGALEDYPKCPICGSRYLAAVYPNDDESYQLVKKWKTGRKLDNAEIRKIKKLQEIGSLVLTMGKKAIIALAARGVGPQNVKRIFSKTSLTEKDILLEILRTEKKYLETRGFWD
- a CDS encoding radical SAM protein, producing the protein MSDMIKLPPRTGQIIYGPIHSRRIGVDIGINLLVQEGKTCNFNCVYCQYGVTGNPVDYNKGENDWIKPVYVYDAVEKALSTLSRQWYKLDAVTFSGYGEPTLHPKFTQIVERVKKIKEKYYPNAKLTLITNSSTLKYKRIMKIMELFDQILAKLDAGTDKTFHLINRPINKKLKISSIIDNLTILSSKVKHLIIQTLLFNTEDERITPNTSLEEMSAISQAICKINPKEVQVYTIVRAPAISSVKPATVSQLQQLKKYIDERCGSNVNVKIY